A single Providencia manganoxydans DNA region contains:
- a CDS encoding YadA C-terminal domain-containing protein, with translation MKKGFIVSSLTLILTSSLSTTSFALPLSSILIEPIVAISETLSEIPTEKPSIEHKKAVMKKYEEHRLRTLFGNHNKLITDPPSTLEDHIYKIINQDMEDIYRELEPKMSEIDKNTQQAISHNNLHIYDKIDLADKKYHKKHSENVKKLTVLREDFNKAQSENTAHFSQMEKKISKTTKQANSGIASVAAMSNIPYAMNTRFSLGAGLGNYRNGNAVAVGAQYQIKENVNLRSSVSWNNSDSAVVGAGVAIGW, from the coding sequence ATGAAAAAAGGATTTATTGTTAGTTCACTTACATTGATACTAACCTCTTCGTTATCAACTACCTCGTTCGCGTTACCTCTTTCTTCTATTCTCATCGAGCCAATTGTTGCTATCTCAGAAACATTATCGGAAATACCAACTGAAAAACCGTCTATAGAACATAAAAAAGCAGTGATGAAAAAATATGAAGAGCATCGTCTGCGAACTCTTTTTGGCAACCATAATAAACTGATTACCGATCCACCATCTACTTTAGAAGACCACATCTATAAAATAATCAATCAAGATATGGAAGATATATATCGTGAGCTAGAGCCCAAGATGTCAGAAATCGATAAAAATACTCAACAGGCTATTTCTCATAACAACCTTCATATTTATGATAAAATTGATTTAGCTGATAAAAAATATCATAAAAAGCATTCTGAAAATGTAAAAAAACTTACCGTTCTTCGTGAAGACTTTAATAAAGCTCAAAGTGAAAATACGGCTCATTTTTCTCAAATGGAGAAAAAAATCAGCAAAACGACTAAACAAGCGAATTCAGGCATCGCTTCCGTCGCTGCGATGTCGAATATTCCTTATGCTATGAATACACGCTTTAGCCTTGGTGCTGGTTTAGGTAACTACCGTAATGGCAATGCTGTCGCTGTCGGGGCGCAATATCAAATCAAAGAAAACGTTAACTTACGTAGTTCTGTCTCTTGGAATAATTCAGACAGTGCAGTTGTTGGTGCTGGCGTTGCGATTGGCTGGTAA
- a CDS encoding fimbrial protein: MLKHNIFMRLTWYKAALLIACSVFGQLANAELPVANTPVNQSDYEPLHQGRIQVSATLFNAPCNLSLDKTWRLTGCGAGNDYREMKLFDATANTPASMRFYDVQRDVFSVRYPLSLLNGDNPIHLPILMNDRHTLRLEVSYE, from the coding sequence ATGCTCAAACACAATATTTTCATGAGATTAACATGGTACAAAGCGGCATTACTCATTGCGTGCAGTGTATTCGGTCAATTGGCCAACGCTGAGCTCCCTGTGGCGAATACACCAGTAAATCAATCGGACTATGAACCGTTGCATCAAGGCCGAATACAAGTGAGTGCCACACTATTTAATGCTCCATGTAATTTAAGTCTAGATAAAACGTGGCGTTTAACAGGGTGTGGCGCGGGAAATGATTACCGAGAAATGAAATTATTTGATGCCACTGCTAATACGCCAGCAAGTATGCGATTTTATGATGTGCAACGCGATGTGTTTTCAGTGCGTTATCCGCTTTCATTGCTTAATGGGGATAATCCAATTCACCTGCCAATATTGATGAATGATCGGCATACATTGCGTTTAGAGGTGAGCTATGAATAA
- the fliS gene encoding flagellar export chaperone FliS: MYQQKAKQAYQQVDIESEIINATPYQLISILYKGALSALKRAEIFMQQNEIAAKGKELSKAIDIIDTGLKHALNHDAGGEIADNLASLYDYMVIRLLKANLENNVAYIQEVYQLLSDLASTWQQIGANVDEI; this comes from the coding sequence ATGTACCAACAAAAAGCAAAACAAGCTTATCAACAAGTTGATATAGAAAGTGAAATTATCAACGCTACCCCCTATCAACTCATCAGTATTTTATATAAGGGCGCATTAAGCGCCCTGAAACGCGCTGAGATTTTTATGCAGCAAAATGAGATTGCCGCGAAAGGTAAAGAACTTTCCAAAGCAATTGATATCATTGATACTGGTTTAAAACATGCGCTAAATCATGATGCAGGTGGTGAAATTGCGGATAATTTAGCGAGCCTTTATGACTACATGGTGATCCGCTTACTCAAGGCTAACCTTGAAAATAATGTGGCCTATATACAAGAAGTTTACCAATTACTCTCCGATCTTGCGTCAACTTGGCAGCAAATCGGAGCAAATGTGGATGAAATATAA
- the def gene encoding peptide deformylase, giving the protein MAVREIIEIPDERLRVHCHPVTDVAAVQGLIDDLLDTMYSTDNGIGLAATQIGASQSVMVIDISENRDQPMVFVNPEIIESEGETSYQEGCLSVPEIYADVPRFQRVKVKALDRDGNEFIVDSDEFLAIVMQHEIDHLHGKVFLDHLSTLKRNMLLKKLKKQQRLKQ; this is encoded by the coding sequence ATGGCAGTAAGAGAGATTATTGAGATACCGGATGAAAGGCTGCGAGTACACTGTCACCCTGTGACTGATGTTGCTGCGGTACAAGGTTTGATCGATGATTTATTGGATACTATGTATAGCACCGATAATGGTATTGGTTTGGCGGCGACTCAGATAGGTGCATCGCAATCGGTGATGGTGATTGATATTTCTGAAAACCGTGACCAACCGATGGTGTTTGTTAATCCTGAAATTATTGAAAGTGAAGGGGAAACTAGCTATCAAGAGGGTTGTCTATCTGTCCCTGAAATTTACGCAGATGTTCCACGTTTTCAACGTGTTAAGGTCAAAGCATTAGATAGAGACGGCAATGAATTTATCGTCGATTCCGATGAGTTTTTAGCTATCGTGATGCAACATGAGATTGATCATCTACACGGTAAAGTGTTTCTTGATCATTTATCAACATTGAAACGTAATATGTTATTGAAAAAGCTAAAAAAACAGCAACGATTAAAGCAATAA
- the fliD gene encoding flagellar filament capping protein FliD, with amino-acid sequence MAGIATLGIGANLDLNNQMSQIEAVEKRRLEPLTTQKASYDAQISAYGKMQSSLEKLKKAAEDLKKYGDISTTKVNGDYKSFDVKTDGKAVAGVHDVVVKNLAKAQTIATKGLSDNKKLLGNGNAERTITITQPAEKKPIIIKLDNEHTSLIEIADAINKTDSNVSAAIIKDKTNNYHLVFTSKKEGTDHRINIKVDGDDDLANLMNVKSELGADNKVIINGAPDMEQKVAPQNAQLIIDGFELESQTNEAKDLFPGLTLTLKQETEASKTDHLIISSDIEPAKAKIKAWVDAYNEFQTLATELTKYTPTDKGSEPDKTNGPLIGDSTLRGIQSQLRTHVRAAQQSGEIDTLNKLGIKQKLDGTLEIDNKKFEEALKENAASVKTFFMGDGKETGFGTENFEYLKKTLDNKEGTIHNATDGLQKKKKSLDKRIEQTNKQIESTMDGYRRQFQNLDKMMNSLTSTSNSLGRLLG; translated from the coding sequence ATGGCTGGTATAGCGACACTCGGTATCGGGGCTAACTTAGATTTAAATAATCAAATGAGCCAAATTGAAGCGGTTGAAAAGCGCCGTTTGGAACCATTAACCACACAGAAAGCCAGCTATGATGCGCAAATCAGTGCCTATGGCAAAATGCAATCATCACTGGAGAAATTAAAAAAAGCCGCTGAAGATCTAAAAAAATATGGTGATATCAGTACCACTAAAGTTAATGGTGACTATAAAAGCTTTGATGTTAAAACAGATGGAAAAGCGGTTGCAGGTGTACACGATGTTGTGGTTAAAAATTTAGCTAAAGCACAAACTATAGCTACTAAGGGTCTGAGTGATAATAAAAAACTACTCGGTAATGGTAATGCAGAACGGACTATCACCATTACTCAACCCGCTGAAAAAAAACCCATCATTATTAAGTTAGATAATGAACACACTTCATTAATTGAAATTGCTGATGCAATTAATAAAACAGACAGTAATGTGAGTGCGGCAATCATTAAAGATAAAACCAATAATTATCACCTTGTCTTTACCTCCAAAAAAGAAGGTACCGATCACCGTATCAATATCAAGGTGGACGGTGATGATGACCTAGCTAACCTAATGAATGTTAAATCAGAATTAGGTGCAGATAATAAAGTCATCATCAATGGCGCACCTGATATGGAGCAAAAAGTTGCACCGCAAAATGCGCAATTAATCATCGACGGCTTTGAACTTGAATCACAGACCAATGAAGCGAAAGACCTGTTTCCTGGTCTCACCTTAACGCTTAAACAAGAAACTGAAGCATCAAAAACTGATCATTTAATTATTTCCTCCGACATCGAACCCGCTAAAGCTAAAATCAAAGCGTGGGTCGATGCCTATAATGAATTTCAAACTCTAGCGACTGAGCTAACCAAATATACACCGACAGATAAAGGCTCTGAACCTGATAAAACCAATGGCCCGCTCATTGGTGACTCTACATTGCGTGGGATCCAAAGCCAACTGCGTACCCATGTTCGAGCGGCACAACAAAGTGGTGAAATTGATACTCTGAATAAACTGGGGATCAAACAAAAATTAGACGGTACATTAGAGATCGATAATAAAAAGTTTGAAGAAGCATTAAAAGAAAACGCTGCTAGCGTCAAAACCTTCTTTATGGGCGATGGCAAAGAAACGGGTTTTGGTACTGAGAACTTCGAATATTTGAAAAAGACCCTTGATAACAAAGAAGGAACAATACATAACGCCACTGATGGCCTGCAAAAGAAAAAGAAAAGCCTCGATAAACGTATTGAACAAACCAATAAACAAATCGAAAGCACTATGGACGGCTACCGCCGTCAGTTCCAAAATCTCGATAAAATGATGAACTCGCTCACTAGTACCAGTAATTCTTTAGGTAGACTCTTAGGTTAA
- a CDS encoding adhesin, which yields MLDLKGTIPTHWLQSFHKKKIWCSLISLGSLLLPSIALANYAPMIQDPNDGYLIQLASNSSIASTPVVGSDGKNYYRVGSPIVINGSGPSVSVTGTARCIGRTWGGMSTNIGSDSAYHRLFIYAPSAGTTVDGKTGYRVNSNVVMTVDSKMLNWLNITGATACANASSGSTQSASGFAVQFPITVTFYINERIIDGQVVIASMPLGGYVRAFMSPKTPPTYTSWPLGETTVPMRLLSSTLNVGSSCTTMTSTGLAGTVNLRHGQLNTLNYDSVVTEKVTYNCKFSMSTKVRLRLDYATDGDPQKRLPMTSSQNNKIYSDLSMTDEITGQTGKDFKVDIKDLRTIKITSHIQGSNAVAGDYKGSAWLIATFD from the coding sequence ATGTTGGATTTAAAAGGTACTATTCCTACACACTGGTTGCAGTCTTTTCATAAAAAGAAAATTTGGTGTAGTTTAATTTCATTGGGTAGTTTATTGCTTCCATCAATTGCATTAGCAAACTACGCCCCGATGATCCAAGACCCAAATGATGGATATTTAATTCAGCTCGCTAGCAATAGTTCCATAGCTTCTACCCCTGTGGTTGGTTCTGATGGTAAAAACTATTATCGTGTGGGTAGCCCGATAGTGATTAATGGTAGCGGTCCTTCTGTTAGCGTAACAGGCACAGCAAGGTGTATTGGTAGAACATGGGGGGGAATGAGCACAAATATTGGTAGTGATAGTGCTTACCATAGGCTATTTATATATGCACCTTCAGCGGGGACGACGGTCGATGGTAAAACAGGTTATCGCGTTAATAGTAATGTCGTGATGACAGTTGATAGTAAAATGCTCAATTGGTTGAATATTACAGGTGCTACTGCTTGTGCTAATGCTTCGAGTGGATCGACACAGTCAGCCTCTGGTTTTGCAGTACAATTTCCAATTACAGTGACATTTTATATTAATGAAAGAATTATTGATGGTCAGGTAGTTATTGCTTCTATGCCACTTGGGGGCTATGTACGTGCATTTATGAGCCCTAAAACGCCTCCAACATACACATCTTGGCCATTAGGTGAAACCACAGTACCAATGCGATTACTTTCTTCAACATTAAATGTAGGTTCTTCTTGTACAACCATGACCAGCACGGGACTAGCGGGCACAGTTAACTTACGTCATGGGCAGTTAAATACGCTAAATTATGACAGTGTAGTCACAGAGAAAGTCACCTATAACTGTAAATTTTCCATGTCAACAAAAGTTAGATTACGTCTCGATTATGCTACCGACGGCGACCCACAGAAACGTTTGCCGATGACCAGTAGTCAAAATAATAAAATTTATAGCGATTTGAGCATGACCGATGAAATAACCGGTCAAACGGGAAAAGATTTTAAAGTTGATATTAAAGATTTAAGAACCATTAAGATAACCAGTCATATTCAAGGCAGTAATGCTGTAGCAGGTGACTATAAAGGCTCCGCTTGGCTGATAGCGACATTTGATTAA
- a CDS encoding FliC/FljB family flagellin has translation MSQVINTNILSLNTQNNLNKSQSVLGTAIERLSSGMRINSAKDDAAGQAIVNRFTANVRGLTQAARNANDGISMAQTAEGAVNEINNNLQRIRELTVQAKNGSNSESDIKSLQEEVSQRLAEIDRISAQTDFNGNKVLSKEGEMKIQIGALDNQTISLDFKKIDSSVLKIDEVDLSKKGQIGNEIKKLNETATADIAAVKYKAGTDEKLYNVKGTTNEFYVEIDKTASGGGKEYYKIDKSKIDTTSGSVDISGVTQEATAPTTATTLGTEIADGAVAIAAVPAKAAIKLDAGQELFQKLETDGSVATDKFLIKKDDQYFEVSRSDFDATSGKLSSAIVATKLDPTKAITTDIHDEPLKALDEALKTVDSMRSTLGAVQNRMESTVTNLQNTVVSLSAARSRIQDADFATEVSNMTKGQTLQQAGMAVLAQANQTTQSVLSLLR, from the coding sequence ATGTCACAAGTTATCAATACCAATATTTTGTCTCTGAATACTCAGAATAATTTGAATAAGTCACAAAGTGTGTTGGGAACCGCGATTGAGCGCCTATCTTCTGGCATGCGTATCAATAGCGCAAAAGATGATGCAGCAGGTCAAGCGATCGTTAACCGTTTTACGGCTAATGTTCGTGGTTTAACTCAAGCTGCACGTAATGCCAATGACGGTATTTCAATGGCGCAAACCGCTGAAGGTGCGGTTAACGAAATTAATAATAACTTACAACGCATTCGTGAGCTGACGGTACAGGCGAAAAACGGTTCAAACTCTGAATCGGATATTAAATCACTGCAAGAAGAGGTGTCTCAACGTTTAGCAGAAATTGATCGTATCTCTGCTCAAACCGATTTTAATGGTAATAAAGTGCTGAGCAAAGAGGGTGAGATGAAAATCCAAATCGGTGCACTGGATAATCAAACCATTTCATTAGATTTTAAAAAGATTGATAGTTCAGTACTAAAAATCGATGAGGTGGATTTATCGAAGAAAGGGCAAATTGGTAATGAAATCAAAAAACTCAATGAAACTGCTACGGCGGATATAGCCGCAGTAAAATATAAAGCAGGCACTGATGAAAAACTTTATAACGTCAAAGGTACGACTAATGAGTTTTATGTTGAAATTGATAAAACGGCAAGTGGTGGCGGTAAAGAATATTATAAAATTGATAAATCTAAAATTGATACAACTTCAGGGAGCGTTGATATATCGGGAGTTACCCAAGAAGCAACGGCTCCGACAACAGCAACAACTTTAGGTACCGAAATCGCTGATGGGGCTGTAGCTATTGCCGCAGTACCAGCCAAAGCCGCCATTAAACTAGATGCTGGACAAGAACTGTTCCAAAAATTAGAAACTGATGGCAGTGTAGCTACTGATAAATTCTTAATTAAAAAAGATGATCAGTATTTTGAAGTTAGCAGAAGCGACTTTGATGCCACTTCAGGTAAGCTGAGTTCAGCTATTGTTGCTACTAAGCTTGACCCAACGAAGGCGATTACGACCGATATCCATGATGAGCCATTAAAAGCATTAGATGAAGCGCTGAAAACCGTGGATAGCATGCGCTCTACATTAGGTGCGGTACAAAACCGTATGGAATCAACCGTCACAAACCTTCAAAATACCGTTGTTAGCTTGAGTGCTGCACGTAGTCGCATTCAAGATGCGGATTTTGCTACTGAAGTGTCCAATATGACCAAAGGGCAAACTTTACAACAAGCCGGTATGGCGGTGTTAGCACAAGCTAACCAAACGACTCAAAGTGTTCTAAGCCTATTACGTTAA
- a CDS encoding fimbrial protein: MNILKQIKKTLGLLLLFVTLESSADVLVDVTATMVDPACNIRSENSSSPMKIGFGTLNPEALSKSAVVKEFSLYISGCNFNNALAIVLNPKGGSTLLYNGKNILATSTDGLGIDFKEVTGGTVRALEMSKKQRIYPERVDATLYRMDLQAQLVNAVPINQLVLGKFTSTVTLAVTYN, encoded by the coding sequence GTGAATATACTCAAACAAATAAAAAAAACACTAGGGTTACTGTTATTGTTCGTCACATTAGAGAGTTCAGCTGACGTTTTAGTGGATGTTACCGCCACTATGGTCGATCCAGCTTGTAATATTCGTAGTGAGAACAGCAGTTCCCCCATGAAAATTGGTTTTGGCACACTTAACCCTGAAGCGCTGAGTAAGTCTGCGGTGGTGAAGGAGTTTTCACTTTATATTTCTGGTTGTAATTTCAATAACGCGTTAGCGATCGTGCTAAATCCTAAAGGAGGAAGCACCTTGTTATATAACGGAAAAAATATTCTCGCCACCAGTACCGATGGCTTAGGGATTGATTTTAAAGAAGTGACGGGTGGAACGGTGCGTGCGCTGGAAATGAGTAAAAAGCAACGAATCTATCCCGAACGGGTGGATGCGACATTATACCGTATGGATTTACAGGCGCAGTTAGTCAATGCGGTGCCAATCAATCAGTTGGTGCTGGGGAAATTTACTTCAACTGTCACCCTTGCTGTGACTTATAACTAG
- the fliT gene encoding flagellar protein FliT, whose protein sequence is MKYKQVNSHKSIDLHEIYRDVLVLSENLVALAQAKEWEQLIARETEYVHAVENLTQLSHELGAQHPITNELVIMLQQIIENERVTKTYLQQHLDFLSKEIKQLDQTRALNNSYGQFNWPDTPKTIKPLE, encoded by the coding sequence ATGAAATATAAACAGGTGAATAGTCATAAATCTATCGATTTACATGAAATCTACCGTGATGTTTTAGTATTAAGTGAAAATTTAGTCGCACTGGCACAAGCAAAAGAGTGGGAACAGTTAATCGCCCGCGAAACAGAGTATGTCCATGCTGTCGAAAATTTGACGCAATTGTCACATGAGCTCGGAGCGCAACACCCCATCACAAATGAATTAGTGATAATGTTGCAGCAAATCATTGAAAATGAACGCGTAACCAAAACCTATTTACAGCAGCATCTAGATTTTTTAAGTAAAGAAATTAAACAATTAGATCAAACTCGGGCACTGAATAACAGCTATGGCCAATTTAATTGGCCAGACACGCCAAAAACAATAAAGCCTCTTGAGTAG
- a CDS encoding fimbrial protein has protein sequence MNKATMHFWLLPVVLLSCPPQTWAANSLDVEFSGELVSTACQVAAESINKKITLYNLRWQFINENTTSAVTPFSIAIDKCSETDLQKSIKLTWKSQELVNIGGDSFLTTKGDSGVVLGIIDQDEKPIVWNQPMTIGDVNVVEGLQQFDFGVFVRKPATGEAKIGDFSSIVTFNVEYE, from the coding sequence ATGAATAAGGCTACGATGCATTTTTGGCTGCTTCCTGTGGTACTTCTAAGTTGTCCGCCTCAGACATGGGCAGCGAATAGCTTGGATGTTGAGTTTAGTGGCGAATTGGTCAGTACTGCATGCCAAGTAGCAGCGGAATCCATCAATAAAAAGATCACACTGTACAACTTACGTTGGCAATTTATTAATGAAAATACAACCAGTGCAGTGACGCCTTTTTCCATTGCCATTGATAAATGCAGTGAAACGGATTTGCAAAAAAGTATCAAACTGACTTGGAAAAGTCAGGAATTAGTCAACATTGGTGGTGATAGTTTTTTAACTACCAAAGGTGACAGTGGGGTGGTGCTAGGGATCATTGATCAAGATGAAAAACCTATTGTATGGAATCAACCCATGACTATTGGTGATGTCAATGTTGTTGAAGGTTTACAGCAATTCGACTTTGGTGTTTTTGTTCGCAAGCCAGCTACGGGTGAAGCCAAGATTGGCGATTTTTCCAGTATCGTGACCTTTAATGTGGAGTACGAATAG
- a CDS encoding molecular chaperone, with amino-acid sequence MLNLGHGLYRVLAGVAALVSISAYSAVTLDRTRIIFPGSEKSINVTISNDNPEEAYLAQSWIEDLQGNKLTKGAILATPPLQRVEPNSTSLVRLSTTPELSKLPQDRESVFYFNLREVPPKSTDGNTLQIALQSRVKLFYRPSAILAESETKWAHKVTLTKTAKGYRINNNTPFNLTVIGLGNSKAASEQNSFDVVMVPPKSVQDVVSPALSTPYLTYINDYGGKPTLAFRCQGDTCAVTGEQ; translated from the coding sequence ATGTTGAATTTAGGTCATGGGTTATATCGTGTACTCGCAGGGGTTGCAGCATTAGTTTCAATCAGTGCTTACAGCGCCGTTACATTAGATAGAACTCGTATTATTTTTCCGGGCTCTGAAAAGTCAATTAACGTGACTATTTCGAATGATAATCCAGAAGAAGCTTACTTAGCGCAAAGTTGGATTGAGGACTTACAGGGTAATAAACTGACTAAAGGCGCAATTTTGGCAACTCCTCCATTACAGCGTGTTGAGCCTAATAGTACCAGTTTAGTGCGTTTAAGTACGACGCCTGAATTGAGCAAACTGCCACAAGACCGAGAGTCAGTGTTTTACTTCAATTTGCGTGAAGTACCGCCAAAATCTACCGATGGCAATACATTACAAATCGCGTTGCAATCACGAGTAAAACTGTTTTATCGCCCAAGTGCTATTTTAGCTGAGTCGGAAACAAAGTGGGCACATAAGGTCACATTAACCAAAACCGCAAAAGGTTATCGCATCAACAATAACACCCCCTTTAATTTAACCGTAATTGGGTTAGGAAATAGTAAAGCGGCCTCCGAACAAAATTCATTTGATGTCGTCATGGTGCCACCTAAGTCAGTACAAGATGTAGTGTCGCCAGCGTTATCCACACCGTATCTCACGTACATTAATGATTATGGCGGCAAGCCGACGCTGGCGTTTCGTTGCCAAGGTGATACATGCGCTGTTACGGGTGAACAGTAA